The Proteiniphilum propionicum genome contains the following window.
ACCCGGCAAGAGTGCCAATGAAAACCTCTTGTTTGTCACATTCCTGGTAAACACCCTTATGGCAGTACACAAACACAATGGGCTGCTTAAAGCCTCAATCATGTCGGCCAACAATGCACACAGGCTTGGAGCCAACGAAGCGCCCCCAGCTATCATATCCGTATTTCTAGGAAAGCAGATATCCGGTGTACTGGATAAGATTGAGCAAAGTTCGGAAGATGATGATATCACCGTTGACGAATTGAAAAAGATGCAGCTTGGTGTAGCACATATTCCCGAGGTACTGATCGACAATACCGACAGAAACCGCACATCTCCCTTCGCTTTTACCGGCAATCGCTTTGAATTCAGGGCAGTAGGTTCATCTGCTAACTGTTCATCTGCCATGATCGCTTTGAATTCAGCTGTTGCTGCCCAGTTGATCAATTTCAAAAAAGAGATTGACCGAAAAATGAAAAAAGGAATAAAGAAAGAGGAGGCTATATTCGATACTCTCCGACTTTATATCAAAGAATCCAAACCAATCCGCTTCGAAGGTAACGGTTACAGCGACGAATGGAGAGAGGAAGCCAAAAGAAGAGGGATAGACTGCGAAACAAGCGTTCCCCTTATATATGACGTGTATACCTCGAAAGAATCGGTAGAGATGTTCGAAAGCATAGGCGTACTGAACGAAAAGGAACTACATGCCCGCAACGAGGTGAAGTGGGAAACCTATACCAAAAAGGTACAGATAGAAGCACGTGTGCTTGGCGACCTCTGCATGAACCATATCATACCTGTTGCTACCGAATACCAATCGATGTTGCTGGATAACATATATAAAATGCATGCCGTTTTCGACAAAGAGAAAGCGGACAGGCTATCAAAAGAAGACGCTGCCCTTATCGAGGAGATTGCAGACCATATATCAGCAATTAAAACCAACGTGGATGATATGGTGGACGCCCGCAAGGCGGCCAACAAGCTGGAAGAGGCCCGTGACAAGGCCCTGGCCTACCACGACACGGTAGAAGTCTTCTTCAACGTTATCCGTTATCACGTGGACAAGCTGGAACTGATAGTTGACAATCAGATGTGGACCCTGCCGAAGTACAGAGAGCTGCTGTTCATAAGCTAACAGTCTCCAGCGATTTTGCAAAACATCAGCTCTGCAAACCTGAAACAAGGTTATGTTATCTGCTGAAAGGCCTCTGCCGGCAGGGTAAGAGTTTTAAATATATTTGTCTCCGTAACGGAATTTCACATCTGTCACGAAATGTTTGATGCGCTGCTCTTCGCTTTTTTTGCATATAAGCAGCACATTATCCGACTCAGCCACTATATAATCGTCAAGTCCCTGTATCACTACCAGTTTATCCTCACTCATAGCAACAATGTTACCGGTACTTTCTATATAAAACGTTTTACAATGCAGGTTGGCATTATTGTTCTCGTCGCGGGCAGATATATCGTGTAACGCCCCCCACGTACCCAGATCACTCCATCCAAAATTGGAGATGTTTACATACACGTTGTCTGCTTTTTCCAGGACTCCGTAATCGATTGAAATATTGGGGCAGAAGGGGAAACTGGCATCAATAAACTCTTTTTCTGCAGGTGTATTAAACAGCTCTCTGCCTTCACTGAATTTCTGAATTATATCAGGAAGGTATTTACCAAATGCATCTAAAATAGTGTTCACATTCCAGAGAAATATGCCCGAGTTCCATACAAATTCTCCACTGTCGACAAACTTCTTAGCAATTTCAAAATTTGGTTTTTCGGTAAACGCTTTCACTTTGTGTATGCCACCCATCTCTTTCTCATTAACCTGAATATAACCATAACCTGTTTCAGGACGGCTAGGTGTTATACCCAGTGTCAGCAGATATGGATTTTCAGCCACAAAATTAAGGCCGTTTTTCATATCAGCTACAAACTCATCCTCCTTCATTATCAGATGATCTGATGGTGCTACAATTATATTTGCTTCAGGATCCACCGACCTGATCCTGAATGAAGCGTAGGCAATAGCAGGTGCAGTATTTCGTCTTATAGGCTCCAGCAGAATTTGATTCTCTTTCAACTCCGGGAGTTGTTTTTTTGTCATCTCTGCATATGCATCATTTGTAACGACAAAAATATTCTCAGCTGGAACAATCTTTTTAAACCTGTCGAAAGTGGTTTGCAGCAGAGATCTGCCTGTTCCAAAAAAATCAAGAAATTGTTTGGGTTTACCTTCCTTGCTAAAAGGCCAAAAGCGGCTACCCACTCCACCGCTCATAATAACACAATAATTATGATTGTTTCTCATTTCTAAGATCATATATATTTAATAAAATGAAATTCATACTGATTTACCCCTGCTATTTTACGGGTTAGATGCTAAATAAATAACACCATTTAGTTACAGTTTGTTTATGGTTTTCTCTATTTTACCTTAAAGATACAAAACAAAAATGGAAAACATCGCAACGAAGTCCGGCAAATGAATAAAAAGTGGGAAAACTTTTTTTGTAATCTCAAAAATATGTGTACTTTTGCACTCTCTTTAATCTGATGCCCAGATGGCGGAATTGGTAGACGCGCTGGTCTCAAACACCAGTGGATTCACTTCCATGCCGGTTCGATCCCGGCTCTGGGCACTCGAAAAGACAAATCCTAATTGACGGATAATCAATTAGGATTTTTTGCTTTTAGATTTGTTCCCAAATTGTTCCCGAATAGAGATTATCCCACATTTTCCCCACGAGAGTCATTTTTGAGAGTCTTCTGTTGTATCCACAATTTCCCAGCCCGCATCCCTGAAATGGTTAATATCATCGCAAACATTTTCTTTTAAACAGGCAAAACATAGCAAATGGGTTGGTCTGGAAAAACCCACATACATCATTTTCACCACTTCTTTAGTTCTTTTATACTCTCCACCATTATATTCGTGTTCTTGCTTGAATAGCGGGTTGTTTAAAATCCGTTTACCTCCTTTGGCTTTTACTTTTAACTTCTCAGTTTCATATTTATAAAAAGAAGTCTCAACATACATTGTTGCACAGTGAGTTTGTCCTTTTGATGAATGAACAGTCCCAATATCAATATTTATATGATTAGATGGGGCTAGTTCTGAATTTTCTTTAGTCGATACAATTAAGGGCTCGAACTCCTCTCCTAAAAAATTTTGTTTCTGTAGTCAAAGCCAAATTAAACCAAACCTTAAAGTTGTTTCCAATAAATTGTTTAATGGCAGTGTATATTTCAGAGTAGTTTCTTTTTGTTGATAAAGAGTAGCTCCAGATATATAGGTCTTGCTTAAAGGAGTTGTAGTCTACTGGATTTGACTTAATTCTGTTAATCATATCTTTGTAAAACGATGGCGATGCTTTGAACCATTGGAACATAAAAACGATTAGGGGATCGACTCCTAACCGTTTTTGACCAACTAAAACTCAGGTCTCAGCATTACCCATTAGAAAAAAGGTGCCCAATTAACTATAAAAATAAAACCTGACACAGTTTAATTAACACATCCTTATTTTTCAAAATTCTATTATTCTCTTAGAATTCAATTTATTCATATAGTCATTTTATCAGATTTAAAACTTTATCATATCTGCTAACTGCAAAAAGTAATCATTCGACCAGATTTCCAACTCGTCCGAATTTTTAATAAATGGCAATACATCACGTTTAACCATTTTGATATCAGTAGTTGTTATCCGTTCTTTTAATTTGTCCAAGAATTGTTCTTTGCTCATCTCAATATAATCAAATTGTTTAATTCGCTCCTGCAAGTGATTAAAATTTAGTTTTACTCCATTTCTAACGTACCATTCAAAATCGTACCAATCACGCCCTTTTACCCTTTGTTTCCATTTACGGAACACCATAGCGTGCATTTTCCTTGCATATAAATCCGGTAATACAAAACAACGCGTCATAAATGAGTAAGGGAGCAACAAGGGAAAAATCCATATCAAACCGGATATTCTCTTCTAAATAAGTTTGAAGCAATTTTATGGAACGAAGTTGCAGTTTTGGGGTATAAGCAATTTGGTCGCATAACGCCTTTTCGGGCGAGGAAATCAGAAAAGCGTAATCATCTTGAACGACTGGCGAAATTCCAATAGGGTAATAATTCGCAGGACATGATATGTAACTAAACAGACCGAATTGGTTTTTAAAACTCCGGCTTCTCTTTAAGGTCATCGAGACCGTATTAAATACTCTTTCGGGTATTAATCCATAAAACCGTAACGCACTTTCCATTGATACATACGAAGGGCCATAGAGATGGTTGGCAATCAGCTCAGTAGATATGAGTTTTTTTGAGACTTGAGGAGAAACAATATACATTCCTCTCTTTAGTCGAATAATAGTACCCTGTTTTTCTAAATCGGAAATTTTATCGTTTAATGATTTATGAGCAGGATAAATACTTCGTAATGAGGTGTAATCTATCGGAATAATACCAAAATCGAGTAGGGAATTCTTAGAGTAATTATTTTTTACTTCGCTAATATAGCCATTATCTGCATAGTTAATCGACTTTTTCTCGATTTTCTATGTAAAAAGTTACATTTATTGTTAATCAAGGTATTTTACCAGTTCTTTTTTCATGTCTTCATCAATCTGTCTGTAACGATTAAAAGCCTTGCTGCCTTCTTTGTGTCCGCTTAATGCACCTACTAAATTGGGATCTTTAACTTGTGAACTGCACCCCAAAAGTTGGACACAAAACTTTTGGGGTGCAGTTCAATATGGAGGCTTTAATTTTCAAATTCCTCTTCCACCCAGAGGAGTTAAAGAGTTATCTATTTCAACTGTTTCCTCTTAATGTTTTAATACATCAAACCAATCCTGTGCCGAAGGGCAACATTGAAATTGATGCCCGCGCAACCAGTCACCCTGAATGTTATAAGTTATTGGTTTTCCACGTTTACAATCCAGTACTACCCGGTGTTCCTCCGGTTGGTTATCGAAACGCAGGAACCGTTCCGGTGGAAACATGATTCCCATGCCTATCCAGCCGATCTCCGGATCCTGGAATCCCCACGAACCGATAATGCCGGCATCTTTGTCGGAAAAGAACGTCTCGTCCGGTAACCTAACCAAACCTATGCCCAATTCGATTTTATCGCCTGGAGCGCCGCCATCCACCGTCGCTACCACCGATGAATAAAGATCCCCGGCGCCGATTGAAGGACGCAGCCGTACTGTGTAGGGGGCGTTTTCAGGGCCGACCCCTTCCGCCACGAATTCAAGGATGACCCTATGGTGTGTTTCCTCCACCAACCGGCCGCTAAAAATGGGGGCTCCCTTGCCCGTTTCGTTGCGGACCGGATAGGGCACGCCATTCACATAGAGGATGACCCCTCCGCATCCCGCCGTTTTCCCCACGTGCAGGATATCCATTCCCCAACCGTTCTGGTCGATATGGTAACTCTTGCCCTCGGCTATTTTTGGCATGATCAGCGTGTCAATCCACTGCCGTTTACCGAAGAGGTCGAAATGACCCAAGTAAAAGCGGAAGGCCGCTTTTTCCGATTCCCATCCCCAGTTGGGAGGAAGCCATTGGTTGTTCCAGGCCACGCGCGGCCTGTCCTCTTCCCTGCGCAACCGTGCCGTCCATGCATGATAATCTTCTTCCGGTCTGCCCGTTTTGAAATGTTTCGCGACGGTTTTGACCATAGCTTGTGTGTCGCCTTTACTGCGGGCTGCGTTGAATTTTCTCCAGAAGGAATTGTTTTTGTATCCCGATTTTTTCAGCCGGTCGATCTGCCGGTCCTGCACCAGCGTAAGGTAGTACAATATGGATTGGTCGCTGTTGATAAGGCGACGTGCAATATCGTCCGGAATATTTTTACCCTGCATGCGATTTGCAAGCAAATCCCACACCGCGTCTTCTTCCATTTCCTCCTTCGTGGATCGGAGTGCTGTAGTAAGAGCCATTACCAGATTGTATGTATGTTCCGGTTCGGTTTTAAAAATGGGCGCCAATGTCTCGTTTAACTCCTTGAATGTCCAGCCCACCGGTTTTACGTCCGACACATCTATGGGGAAGGAGTCATCCGTTATGCCGTCGCCATCCGTGTCAATATCCACCCTGTCCATGATGCCGTCCTTGTCTGTATCCACCCAGAGGTACGCCATGTCTGTTTTTGTGTCGAAGTCGTAATCCACCTTGATCCAGCTCCTGTTGCTGTTTTTAATATGGACGCGATGGTCGGCGGGATTGAAATAAAACTCGTTGGGTCCAGAGGGCTTAAGCACCAGTTCATAGCGTTTGTTATAAGGTCCGCAATCCGGAGCGCCGATTCGCGGCATATAGTATCCTGAATCGGTGGATGCGGCATTGATCACTCCTTCCCAGCGTTCAATGGTATCTTTCGGATCATTGAATGCGATATTCAGGTTATTCTCATTCCAGGTCATCAACACACGTTCCCAAGTAACTGTTTGCAAGTAATTGCGTGCAGTAGAGCGTTTCAACACCGGACCGGTAGGGATACCCCGGATCATAAAATGTTCCGTTTGCTCTTCCGGTAAATACATGATGAAATCGCTCTCCCGATCCTTCTCTTGTGTCCATCCTTTTGCACATGCCGAAACGGACACATCGAAATCTCTTTGCTTTCCCGCTATCGGGTTCACATTAAAGCTCCACCGGAGTGACTTCACCAACTCTTCTTTTCCTTCTACGCGAATTACCTCTTCACTGATGCCGTCGTTATCGAAATCGTAAAAAAGGAACGGGTTCTCAAAATGAGGGATCCATTTGTCTTGTTCAGGATTCAGGTAATAAGCGACAAAACTTTCATTTCCTCCAAAATGTGAGTGGTTCTGGCAAGGAATCTGATAATAGACATAATCCATATCGTAATCCAACAGGTTATCGTCCCCATCGTCGGTTGAGACAAGCACCCGCAATCCATCAAAAGGAACCCGCCAGCCTTTCTTACCGTAAGTGAACCATTCCATCACGTCGAGATCCCCGTCTCCGTCGAAATCGCGATAGCTGATCACGGCATCGACCAATCCGTCGGCATGCCAGTCGGCGATCCAGAGATCTCCATACTTTTCGGGCTCCTTGCCCATCTCCAGATTACCATTCTCGTCAATCACTTTGACCAGTATCGGTTTTTTTGCTTCCGTATGGCGCGGTTCGATATCGATAAACCACACCTCCTCCGGCTTGCCGTCACCGTCCCTGTCCACATAGTGGCGCTTACCCGGGGTATCATTTTTTACTTTTTCAACCATAGCAGGATCCAGTCTGACGGCATCGCCGAAAATCTGCTCAAAAGCGTTTTGCTTCGCCATCTTTTCCGTGTCCTGTGCATGTACGGTTGTGGTGTGAAGGCAGCAAATGGAAATCATCCAAAGAAAAGCCATACCGAGCCGCAACCGATTTTTGTTCAATAAATTTTGTACCATAAATTTTTATTTGATCAGCAATGTTTCTTTCATTTTATGCAATACGTCCTCGTTGGCCTCTATCAGGTGTTCCGTTGAACCCGCCCTGTGCCACTCCGTTATCCTGTCCTGATGGTAAAACGGCTCGGGCGTCAGGTATTCATTGGAGAGGGAGGAGATAATATTGGCCACATAGTTATTCTTCTCGGCAACCAAAACCAATTGGGCATACAGAATATTGTATTGCCGGATTTGCTGATTGATGGTTTTGATATATCGGGCTGGATGATAGGATGATGCGTCCGTTTTTGCCATGATCTCTTCCACGGCTTTTCCCGCCCCGCCGCCGGTGTTCGGGGCTTCCACGCCCAACAGCCGGGCAATTGTCGGCGCAAGGTCGGTATGCTCAAAGTAAGGGAGTTCACGTCCCCGGGCGATTCCGGTTCCGCCAAAGACCAACGGCGTCACCCAGCTATCCTCGTCGAGCATGGGATGCCATCCCACCTTACTCTGTCCGTGATCGGAGGTTACTATTAAAACGGTACTCTCCCATTTTCCTGCCGTTTTCAGGTAATCGATCAACTCTCCCAGCAGTCTGTCGGCATTCTCAATGGCTTCGACATAAGGAGAACCCTCTCCGAAAACATCTCTCGCATAAGGCTTCCCTTCACTGAACATGGCTATATTCGTACCTAGGGATCCCGGGCTTTGCAGGTGAACGCGCATAAAACGGATCTCCTGGCTTTCCAGCAGGTTGATGGCCTGTTGTACCGTCTGATCATCCGTCAGCGAGTTATCCATGATACAGGTGGAGAAACCCCTTCCCACGGAACGATAGGCGGTCGTGTTCACCACGAATGCCGTCTGTTGCTTCGGGGAGATCATCTCCTGGATCATTTTATTCTTCGGGCTCAGGAAGATGGTGCCTTCATGCAGCATCGGGTTGGGAAAGGAGCAACTGTTCGACAGACTGTAATCCCCCACCGTGGGGTGATGGGGAATGATCATGTACGATTTCCGCACGTACGTCCCTCCCTTTATCAGGGAATTAAGCACCGGCATATTCAATTTTTCCGGCGCCTGCCAGTGCATTCCGTCAATCATGAACAGGATCACCCTTTCAGGCTCCTTCGCCGATAAAGTCGATATATTCACCGACAAGAGATACAGCAGAAACAATACCAAACCTACATGTATTCTTTTCATATCATTATTTATTTTACAATTTAATGAAAATATTCCGTTTATACATATAATAGCAGATGCCCCAGACCATAAACGCCACCACCGCAATCGTCACCATGTTGATCACCATATCGCCTCCCCAGCCAAAAAGACGGTACGTGAACGGACGGGCCATCCGGGTAAGCAGACTCTTTCCGCCGAGGCTGCTGAAAAGGTAAATAAAAATAGGGTTCATACCCACGATGGCAAAGAACGTGGCTACCTTTCTGAAGCGGAGTATATCCACAAAGAGATAGGACAATCCCATCGCCAGCAAGCACCAACCGCCGCTGAAAATGACAAAAGAGCCGGTGCTGATACGCTCTATCATGGGGATACATAACCCCAGCAGATACCCTCCCATGATCCCGGCGACCCCGGTTGAAAGCATGATCCATAGTTTTTTCTTTCGGGGCCAATCAGTCATTAATAATTTTCCTATGCAGACGCCCCAGAGGATATGGGCGCAAGTAGGCACCGCATTGAATGTGACCCAATGGTCGGGATGCAGATGACCCACTGTGACTGAATCTAACCATGCGCCGAAATTGTGGTCGGGCGTGTAGGGCATATTGTATCCTTTTATCGACCAAAGCTGGTAAAGCAGGTCGGAGACCAGTATCAGCGCAAAGGAAACCACCAGTTGCCATTTCACATCCTTTTGCAACAACAGAAAGGCAAACACATACACAAACGCCAGTTGGGGAAGGATATTGGTCAGGTAATAGGTATCGTCTTTTGCTCCCAGCATAAAACCGAGCAGCAGCAGCCAGAAGGAACGCTTCAGGGCATGGATGAACGACCGCTTCCAGCTATCGCCCCGTGCAAGCCTTTTGGAAAGAGAGAAAGGCATGGAGACACCGACGATAAACATAAAAAAAGGCTGTATCAGGTCCCAGAAATAGATCTCGAACCAGTTGCCGTGATTGGAGTGCTTGTCGAGCCAGGCAATAAACGCACCTCCCTGCCCCTGTTCCGTCATTTGGTGAAACAGGGTCGCTATCCCCGATACAAGGATAAACATCACCAATCCCCTAAAGAAGTCTATGGAAAGGATTCTTTCCTGTTCCTTGCCCATGCCGGTAGGCACATGGTTTGTTTGATTCGATTCCATCTCTTCAATCTTTTTTTCTCATTTCCGGCCCTGCAACTTCAGGACTTGAATCGGGGTTTTTATAATCGAAGAAAACGATGCCGGATTTTTTGTAAATTTCCATCATCCTGTCCATCCGCAAATTGAAGTTCTCGTAATTTTTTGACCGATCTTGCGTCCATGCGGCTTCCGCCAATGCCGACAGCCGGGGATATACCATAAACTGTAACCGCTCGGACGTATGAATTCTTTCTGTCCATACATTCCCTTGCAGGCCTTTGACCAATGGTGTAGCCACAGATATGCCTGAAGTGTAACCCGTACCGGGAAAATGATAGACCCTTTCCATGGGTGCGTACTCGCCTTTCGACCATTTCCGGCCGTATTGATGCAACGGATGCTGGACGAAATCCAAATAGAGGGGCAGCCGCGGACACAGCACTATTTCATAACCTTTACTTATCGCTTTTTCAAGCTGTTCAGGCCTCTCTTGACGCCACCACATCACCACCGTATTGGACACGGGCAAGCCGGCAGTGACCACTTCATCCCATCCCATAACGGTTTTACCCAGCGTACGGATGGAGTCCGACATCCTGTTCAGGAAGTAGTGTTCCACTGCCACCAGGTCGTTGAGTCGTTCTGTTCTCATCAGCTCTCCGATTTCAGTCAAGTGATTCCACTGCTCATTGCCAAAGTGCACCTCATCTCCGCCTATATGGATATATTTTGAAGGAAAAAGAGCGGTTATCTCTTTTAGAATATTTGTTAGAAACGTATAGGTGCCCTCTTTCCCCGGATTAAAAGTAAAGTGGGGATACCGCTTTGAACCGCTGCCGCTGAACTCGGGATAGGCTTTAACCGCGGAGGTGGCATGTCCCGGCATATCTATTTCGGGAATGACTTCGATAAACCGCTCTGCCGCATATTGCACTATTTCGGCTATTTCGGCCTGTGTGTAATATTGAGCCGGGGCATCCGGATCGGTGAGGTTGCCGATGGCTCCCACGGAAGTCAATAGGGGATACTGCTTGATTTCGATTCTCCACCCCTGGGAGTCGGTAAGGTGCCAGTGGAATTTATTTAGTTTGTGCAACGCCATCAAGTCGAGTAATTTCTTCACTTCGGCTTTTCCCATAAAATGGCGGGATTCATCCAGCATCAAACCGCGCCAGCCATAACGGGGATTGTCACGAATGACGGCACATGGAATGGAGCCTACTGCCCCGGCACTGTTTATCAACTGAAAAGCCGACTGCAACCCGTAAAAACAACCGTTTGCACATCCGGCTTCAATAATAATACCTGTGGGGGAAACTATCAACCGGTATTCTTCGGGATTGTGACAGACTGCGTTTCTGACTAATTGTATCCATCCCTTTTTCCCTGTCTTCTTTGCTTGCAAGGAAAAATTTTCCAGCGTTTCCACAAATCCGGGAATCAGGGAGCTGAATTCCCCTGATTCGGCCGAGACAGTGATTACTTGAGGAACTATTGACACGCCTTCCCTTTGTTCATAATGATTGGGAAAAGGTATAATTCCCTGAGCATTGCCTATGACAAATGAAAGGGATAAAAAGAAAAGGAAGGCTATAATACGATTATTTACCACAGAACAAATTTGATATTTATTATTAATCATTTTACTTTCTCCTTATATCTGCTAAATGTTATGTATCATTGTTTTTTCTAAATTCGGCAGTTTAATATCCTTGGTCAAAATTAAAGATAATCTTACAATAAGCGCTTATTTAGCTACACTACAGCGATATGTATGGAAGAGAAATGGATTAATGCTTGTCATTCAACAATTTGGAAATGGCATCTAAAAGCACTTCTTCCGCTTCAGGGGTTACTTTCGCCACCTCCACCTCGTAACCTCCCTGAGTAAAAGCTTTGGAACTGGGAATATATCCAAACCCCAGGTCGCCGTACGCCGCCATAGCAACAAACAAATCTGGTCGCATTTTTTTTGCGGCTAACTGATACTCAACCGTTAATTCTCCCGGGAGAAAAAGAATCCTGGAGTTGCCAAGAGCCAGGCACTGGATGTCAACTTTTTTCCCCGATTTTGTTCTCTGCCAAAGGTCTTTGCCTGCCTTTACCGAGTCCAGCGGTAAAGAAACCGGTTCAACACTCCATTTAATATCGGAAGTTGCAACAAGACTTCGTTTGGAATTTTCCCAAGCCCGGTTCATCCCGTCTGCAACTCTTTCAGCTAAAACACCTCTGTTTTCTTGCGAACCATCGTTGTATTTACCTGCTCCCACGTTTCCACCTGCTCCCGTGAAATAAACTTGTAACGCATCGGGTACAGCAAGTTGCCGATAAAAACGGGCTATCCCGGGGTAGTCTGGATTGGGTACGCCGGTGCCGTAATAACTTTGCGGGTGAGTGGCGTAGAAGTTTAACACAGCAACGGGTTTATCCTCATTCCAAAAGCTCACAGCCGACAGCTTCGCGTCAACCAATCCTTCGGGCTCGGCACGTAATGTGGAATCTTTGCAGGCTGTCCAACGCATGGCCTTTACTTTGCCTTCAACACCAAGAATCCGCCGGTTGGAAGCCACTCCGTACACTTGCGCTTCACCAAATCCTATGTGTGTAACGGGAATAAAATTCTCGAATGAACTTGCAACTGCCATTTCGAGGCGGTGTATAACAGACAATGCAAAATTGTCGTTTATGAAATCACGTGGATAAGGGGCATCATGCTGGTGGACAACGTGAACGGCCACCCGTTCTGGTGTGGTTCCCGCAGCCCGGGCAAGCGAACGCTTGAACTCATCGTAACAGTCGTTCGCTATGCCGAGCCAGTCCAAAGAAACCAAGACGACCGGTTCTCCCGGGCCGGATAGAACAATCCCTTTTGCCCGAAGCCCCAAATCCCATGTATTTATTACAACTCCATACGGCATTTTGTAGCTAATAGGAGGGGTGATATCAATATCAAAAACAGCAGCATGC
Protein-coding sequences here:
- a CDS encoding beta-N-acetylhexosaminidase, encoding MINNKYQICSVVNNRIIAFLFFLSLSFVIGNAQGIIPFPNHYEQREGVSIVPQVITVSAESGEFSSLIPGFVETLENFSLQAKKTGKKGWIQLVRNAVCHNPEEYRLIVSPTGIIIEAGCANGCFYGLQSAFQLINSAGAVGSIPCAVIRDNPRYGWRGLMLDESRHFMGKAEVKKLLDLMALHKLNKFHWHLTDSQGWRIEIKQYPLLTSVGAIGNLTDPDAPAQYYTQAEIAEIVQYAAERFIEVIPEIDMPGHATSAVKAYPEFSGSGSKRYPHFTFNPGKEGTYTFLTNILKEITALFPSKYIHIGGDEVHFGNEQWNHLTEIGELMRTERLNDLVAVEHYFLNRMSDSIRTLGKTVMGWDEVVTAGLPVSNTVVMWWRQERPEQLEKAISKGYEIVLCPRLPLYLDFVQHPLHQYGRKWSKGEYAPMERVYHFPGTGYTSGISVATPLVKGLQGNVWTERIHTSERLQFMVYPRLSALAEAAWTQDRSKNYENFNLRMDRMMEIYKKSGIVFFDYKNPDSSPEVAGPEMRKKD